A portion of the Magnolia sinica isolate HGM2019 chromosome 17, MsV1, whole genome shotgun sequence genome contains these proteins:
- the LOC131231890 gene encoding uncharacterized protein LOC131231890 isoform X3 — MANQSMKRLFLHFGRCKNIIRKQESYRQFISGILTRFRTQSSKAEKAGADDSREGKDGSQGSTKPKQNEQRNQSSGLAKYSSDDDDLSETKWRLELAWLTKVLEPALQMCKRALATGDDNQKIPPSSRSFAEILASLQRSKIDIKDWSLSDLTAVLYLIYLHQASEDKIEDVKGVQISSDHIVQDLIYHTELAKGCYKENAAGLARNSMLRERNVLKFVKDSSILRPGYYIGTDIRNKLVVLGIRGTHTVYDIITDMVSSSDQEITFEGFSTHFGTGEAARWFLRHEMGTIRKCLEKHPGFRLRLVGHSLGGAAAALLAILLRKRSEKELGFSPDIVSAIGFGTPPCVSKELAENCASYVSTVVLQDDIIPRLSAASLARLRNEILQTDWCYFPFFRKLSAKSATWIHEKQYMAYSKLWLIRITTR, encoded by the exons ATGGCAAATCAGTCCATGAAGCGTCTCTTCCTTCATTTCG GTCGTTGTAAAAACATCATAAGGAAGCAAGAATCATATCGGCAATTCATTAGTGGTATTCTTACTAGATTCCGTACACAAAGTTCAAAAGCAGAGAAAGCAGGAGCCGATGATTCAAGAGAGGGGAAAGATGGGTCCCAAGGTTCCACAAAACCGAAACAGAATGAGCAGAGAAATCAAAGTTCGGGCCTTGCCAAATACAGttctgatgatgatgatttgagtGAAACGAAATGGAGGCTGGAACTTGCCTGGCTCACAAAAGTGCTTGAGCCAGCCTTGCAGATGTGCAAGCGGGCTTTGGCAACAG GGGATGATAACCAAAAGATCCCTCCTAGTAGTCGATCTTTTGCAGAAATTCTTGCAAGCCTTCAGCGGAGTAAAATTGATATTAAAGACTGGAGTTTAAGTGACCTTACAGCGGTTTTATACCTCATCTATCTTCATCAAGCATCTGAAGATAAAATTGAGGATGTCAAGGGTGTGCAGATCTCCTCTGATCACATA GTTCAAGACCTCATATATCACACTGAATTGGCAAAAGGTTGTTATAAGGAAAATGCTGCGGGTCTTGCACGCAACAGCATGCTGCGGGAGCGGAATGTTTTGAAGTTTGTTAAGGATTCTAGCATTTTGAGGCCCGGATATTATATAGGGACTGATATTCGTAATAAATTAGTGGTTCTTGGAATCCGTGGAACTCATACAGTCTATGACATTATTACGGATATGGTTTCATCAAGTGATCAAGAGATAACATTTGAAGGCTTCTCGACCCACTTCGGGACAGGTGAAGCTGCTCGCTGGTTTCTTCGTCATGAGATGGGAACCATAAGGAAGTGCTTGGAGAAACACCCG GGATTTAGGTTGAGGCTAGTTGGGCATTCTCTTGGTGGTGCTGCAGCTGCACTACTCGCAATTTTGCTTCGGAAAAGGTCAGAAAAGGAGCTCGGATTTAGTCCCGATATTGTTTCTGCCATTGGGTTTGGAACTCCACCTTGTGTGTCAAAAGAACTTGCTGAAAACTGTGCCAGCTATGTCTCCACTGTTGTATTACAG GATGATATAATTCCAAGGTTAAGTGCTGCTTCACTAGCTAGGTTGAGGAACGAGATCCTTCAAACTGATTG GTGTTATTTTCCCTTCTTCAGAAAATTAAGTGCAAAGTCAGCAACATGGATTCATGAAAAACAATATATGGCGTACTCAAAACTTTGGTTAATAAGAATTACAACCAGATGA